In Acidiferrobacterales bacterium, one genomic interval encodes:
- a CDS encoding type II toxin-antitoxin system RelE/ParE family toxin produces MKILQTEHFKKWFEGIRDIRGQARLVARIRRFGLDNPGDVKSVGSGVYELRLHFSPGYRVYYVYQSETTAILLYGGIKDTQSRDIKRALKIAKDYQLENHESNKH; encoded by the coding sequence ATGAAAATTCTGCAAACTGAACACTTCAAGAAGTGGTTTGAAGGAATCAGAGATATTAGAGGGCAAGCAAGACTGGTTGCTCGGATTCGAAGATTTGGTTTGGACAATCCGGGTGATGTTAAATCAGTGGGGAGCGGAGTTTATGAACTTCGATTACATTTTAGTCCAGGATACCGAGTCTACTACGTTTATCAATCAGAAACTACTGCGATTCTCCTCTATGGTGGGATTAAAGACACTCAAAGTAGAGATATCAAAAGAGCACTAAAAATAGCTAAGGACTATCAGTTGGAAAATCATGAATCGAATAAACATTGA
- a CDS encoding putative addiction module antidote protein has translation MNRINIEASEIGQKVSRWNPKDFLISTEASVAYLEAAFEDGDPQLIVAAIGDIAKAYSMTKLASKTRLSRESLYKALSQRGNPRFATVLNLLLALDMKLQPVSAVPDQAHLHGFVKMWDHDYPSSEGKIYLFGLQDGEAQLKGIF, from the coding sequence ATGAATCGAATAAACATTGAAGCAAGCGAAATTGGACAGAAAGTTTCCAGATGGAATCCCAAAGATTTCTTGATTAGCACTGAAGCATCGGTCGCTTATTTGGAGGCGGCATTCGAGGACGGTGACCCTCAACTAATTGTTGCAGCCATAGGCGATATCGCCAAGGCATACAGTATGACCAAGCTCGCCTCTAAAACTAGATTGAGCAGGGAAAGCTTGTACAAAGCCCTTTCGCAAAGAGGAAATCCGAGATTTGCAACAGTACTGAACCTGCTTCTCGCCTTGGACATGAAGCTCCAACCTGTTTCTGCCGTGCCAGATCAAGCACATTTGCATGGTTTTGTAAAGATGTGGGACCATGATTACCCATCTTCGGAAGGGAAAATCTATTTATTCGGTTTGCAAGACGGAGAGGCACAGCTGAAAGGTATTTTCTAA
- a CDS encoding BrnA antitoxin family protein: protein MNGKNSSIAKDFDPDTAPDLSKGKWPEEFSTAKVRRGRPLSDNPKVSTTIRLSKEVIDHFRADGRGWQTRIDEALRDWINQNNAA from the coding sequence ATGAACGGGAAAAACAGCTCTATAGCAAAAGATTTCGATCCTGATACCGCGCCTGATCTATCTAAGGGTAAATGGCCGGAAGAGTTTTCCACCGCGAAAGTTCGTCGTGGACGTCCCTTATCGGATAACCCCAAAGTTTCAACTACGATAAGACTCTCTAAGGAGGTAATCGATCACTTTCGAGCTGATGGTCGCGGCTGGCAAACACGGATCGACGAAGCGCTACGTGATTGGATTAATCAGAATAATGCAGCATAA
- a CDS encoding DUF3368 domain-containing protein produces the protein MISDANVLIDLEEGELIDQLFKLPYDIYCPDTLFYEELEEQHHSLLDLGLQLMELDGITVLEAQRLILQYSKVSNNDCFALALAKSENCPLLSGDQALRKAADAEAVEVYGTIWIVERLIQRKIIDIHQAETAFNRMKDSNRRLPWKVFAETLDNLSSNQ, from the coding sequence ATGATCAGCGATGCTAATGTGCTCATTGACTTGGAGGAAGGGGAATTAATTGATCAGTTATTCAAACTGCCGTACGACATTTACTGCCCTGATACATTGTTTTATGAAGAACTTGAAGAGCAGCACCATTCACTATTGGACCTCGGTTTACAGCTCATGGAACTGGATGGTATTACTGTACTGGAAGCACAAAGGCTGATACTTCAATATTCCAAAGTCAGCAATAATGATTGCTTTGCACTCGCCTTGGCAAAGTCAGAAAACTGCCCGTTGTTGTCTGGTGATCAGGCGCTGAGAAAGGCGGCCGATGCAGAGGCGGTGGAAGTATATGGCACAATTTGGATTGTTGAACGCTTGATTCAGCGTAAGATTATTGACATTCATCAAGCAGAAACCGCGTTTAACAGAATGAAAGATTCAAATCGCAGACTACCTTGGAAAGTCTTTGCAGAAACTTTGGACAATCTTTCGTCAAACCAGTGA